AGCCTACGCCTGGATGGGAGAAATACGCGGCGGTATCGCCATGACCACAGTTCTAGCCTGTGCCGGATTCGCAGCAATCTGCGGATCCAATTCAGCCACGGCAGCCACCATGTCCACTGTGGCCCTGCCTGAAATGAAAAAATTCAAATACAACCCGATCCTGTCCACCGGAGCAGTTGCCGCTGGCGCAACACTCGGCGTTGTCATCCCGCCATCCGTGGTCCTCATCATCATAGGATTGCAGACCAGCCAGTCCATTGCCCAGCTTTTTGTCGGCGGCATGGTCCCCGGCGTACTGCTGACCGTACTCTTTCTCGCCACCATCTGGTATCTCTGCAAAAAAAATCCGGACTGGGGTCCGGCCGGACCAAAGACCACCTTTGCTGAAAAACTCCGATCCCTGCCCGGCTCCATAGAGATGGTCATTCTCTTCCTTCTGGTTATGGGCGGACTCTTTCTCGGGTTCTTCACCCCTACAGAAGCCGGTGCGGCCGGTGCAGGCCTGGCCCTGCTCGTTGCCATGCTTACCGGCAAAATGAGTTGGAAGAAATTTCACCTGGCCGTGAACGACTCACTCAAGATTTCCTGCATGATCATGGTCATCATGCTCGGCGCAGTCATCTTCGGACGATTCCTGGCTGTCACGCGACTGCCCTTTGAGGCCGCAGGCTGGGTAGCCGGATTACCTATTCCGCCCATGGTCATCATCGGGGTCATCTGTCTGATTTACATCATCGGCGGGATGGTCATGGATGCACTTGCCCTGCTCCTGGTAACCATCCCGATATTCTTCCCTGTGGTCACGGCCATGGGCTACGACCCGCTCTGGTTCGGTGTACTCATCACCGTTGTCACCACCCTTGGAGCCATCACTCCGCCCGTGGGCGTCAACACATTTATCGTGGCTTCCATGGCAAAAAACGTCCCCATGACAGATGTGTTCAAGGGTGTGTCATATTTCGTTGCCGCCTATGTTCTCTGCGTGGCCATATTAATGCTTTTCCCGGGTGTCGTCACATTTCTGCCGAGGCTGATGCAATAGGATGGTCCCGGCGGCTGAAGCTAAGGATTATTGACACTATTCTTTGATTGCCACTATTCCGTGAACCATCGGCGCTTGTCATACGCTCCATACTTGCCAATGAGGTTGGTCAACAGGTACGGTGTATAGATGGCTGCATCCCTTTGGAAAAAAATGGCGAAAAGGTCGCTTCTCCTCGTCCCCTGGCTGCTTGCGCTCGTCTTGGCCGTGGGGTGGATGTTGACTGTATGGACACCGAAGTATCTGGAAGAGCTCATCCCTCGGCTGGCAGCCGACATGGGAGTGGAGCTGACCGAATTCAGGATCAATCATGCCGGACTTTTCTCGGCAGACATCGGGCCGGTACACATTGGGAACGGCGTCAGGACACTCAAACTCTCCAATGTCCATGTGACCTACACGCCGGCCTCTCTCAAACGCAAACGCATTGACACCGTCCTTCTTGACGGCCTGAGTCTGACTTGTTCATTTGAGAATGGGAAATTCACCCTGCCTCTACTTGATCTTCTGCCGAAATCCCAAGACAACTCAACGTCGGACAGTGCCATTCCCGATATACCTTTTGACGAACTTCTCATTCAGAACTCCATTCTTTGTTGCACCATTGACGGCAAGCCACTCTCCATCCCCTTTGAAGCGACCATTACACCGGGCGAAACAGTACAATTTGACCTTCGACTCCGCCCCCGC
The genomic region above belongs to uncultured Pseudodesulfovibrio sp. and contains:
- a CDS encoding TRAP transporter large permease, which produces MDPITAGIVGTFILLASIFLLRIPVGFAMGIIGFGGFAYVLNWNAATGMLGTELWNVFSKYGLTVIPLFILMGQICFYSGVNERLYKSAYAWMGEIRGGIAMTTVLACAGFAAICGSNSATAATMSTVALPEMKKFKYNPILSTGAVAAGATLGVVIPPSVVLIIIGLQTSQSIAQLFVGGMVPGVLLTVLFLATIWYLCKKNPDWGPAGPKTTFAEKLRSLPGSIEMVILFLLVMGGLFLGFFTPTEAGAAGAGLALLVAMLTGKMSWKKFHLAVNDSLKISCMIMVIMLGAVIFGRFLAVTRLPFEAAGWVAGLPIPPMVIIGVICLIYIIGGMVMDALALLLVTIPIFFPVVTAMGYDPLWFGVLITVVTTLGAITPPVGVNTFIVASMAKNVPMTDVFKGVSYFVAAYVLCVAILMLFPGVVTFLPRLMQ